The proteins below come from a single Streptomyces sp. M92 genomic window:
- a CDS encoding RNA polymerase sigma factor, translating into MLRGRARRGQGDAVPDDPLDAAQERRVRAVLALGGVPQADLPDGVQQVRLRLLERTASGREAPRDVSAWAAVVASNLAMDWHRARHRQARLGERLAALRQSDQPSGEETSLLSLAVAQGLDELPDNQRQVVVLRFYADLPVRGIAEELGIPEGTVKSRLYTAVRALRARLHEDEVV; encoded by the coding sequence GTGCTGCGCGGAAGGGCCCGCCGCGGCCAGGGGGACGCCGTACCGGACGATCCCCTGGACGCGGCTCAGGAACGGCGGGTGCGGGCGGTGCTCGCGCTCGGCGGCGTGCCTCAGGCGGACCTGCCGGACGGGGTGCAGCAGGTCCGCCTCAGGCTGCTGGAGCGGACGGCGAGCGGACGGGAGGCGCCGCGCGACGTGTCCGCGTGGGCGGCGGTCGTCGCCTCCAACCTGGCCATGGACTGGCACCGGGCCAGGCACCGCCAGGCGCGGCTGGGCGAGCGCCTGGCCGCCCTGCGCCAGAGTGACCAGCCCTCCGGCGAGGAGACGAGCCTGCTCTCCCTCGCCGTCGCGCAGGGCCTGGACGAGCTGCCCGACAACCAGCGGCAGGTCGTCGTCCTGCGCTTCTACGCCGACCTGCCGGTGCGCGGGATCGCCGAGGAGCTGGGCATCCCCGAGGGCACGGTCAAGAGCAGGCTGTACACGGCGGTACGGGCGCTGCGGGCCCGGCTGCACGAGGACGAGGTGGTGTGA
- a CDS encoding NUDIX hydrolase: protein MLRKLRVAAYAICVRDGKVLLARSPGPGGVPEWVLPGGGTEHGEDPHDTVVREVEEETGYRVEPTALLGVDSNRLTRPSRVGPGRLLRRTVDHHGVRLVYEARVTGGGLRFEVGGSTDLAAWQDLDVVPGLRRVPLVDAGLRLWRERPPAGRAGRGGPGEG from the coding sequence GTGCTGCGCAAACTGAGGGTGGCGGCCTACGCCATATGCGTCCGCGACGGAAAGGTGCTGCTCGCCCGGTCGCCGGGCCCCGGCGGGGTCCCCGAGTGGGTGCTGCCGGGCGGCGGGACGGAACACGGCGAGGACCCCCACGACACCGTCGTCCGCGAGGTGGAGGAGGAGACCGGTTACCGCGTCGAGCCCACCGCCCTGCTCGGCGTCGACTCCAACCGGCTGACCCGGCCGAGCCGCGTCGGCCCGGGGCGCCTGCTGCGGCGGACCGTGGACCACCACGGTGTACGGCTCGTCTACGAGGCCCGGGTCACCGGCGGCGGCCTGCGGTTCGAGGTCGGCGGCTCCACCGACCTGGCGGCCTGGCAGGACCTGGACGTCGTGCCCGGCCTGAGACGGGTGCCGCTGGTCGACGCGGGGCTGCGGCTGTGGCGGGAGCGGCCGCCGGCGGGGCGGGCCGGGCGGGGCGGGCCGGGAGAGGGCTGA
- a CDS encoding DUF1203 domain-containing protein → MEHYTARPIPPAALKELRTTDDAGRVPAPFTDDEGGAPLRCCLRRSRPGEAITLVSYAPLRRWAAATGADPGAYDEQGPVFVHAGECAGPRTGGLAFTDSHRVLRRYCADGRILGGRLIGDPGAFAYALREAFDDPAVALVHVRAVEYGCFLYEVRRG, encoded by the coding sequence ATGGAGCACTACACCGCACGGCCGATCCCGCCGGCCGCCCTGAAGGAACTGCGCACCACCGACGACGCGGGCCGCGTGCCCGCCCCTTTCACCGACGACGAGGGCGGCGCCCCGCTCCGCTGCTGCCTGCGCCGCAGCCGCCCGGGGGAGGCGATCACCCTCGTCTCGTACGCCCCGCTGCGGCGCTGGGCGGCGGCGACGGGCGCCGACCCGGGCGCCTACGACGAGCAGGGACCGGTCTTCGTCCACGCCGGGGAGTGCGCGGGGCCCAGGACGGGCGGCCTGGCCTTCACCGACTCCCACCGCGTCCTGCGCCGCTACTGCGCCGACGGGCGCATCCTGGGCGGCCGCCTGATCGGCGACCCCGGCGCCTTCGCGTACGCCCTCCGGGAAGCGTTCGACGACCCGGCCGTGGCGCTCGTCCACGTCCGGGCCGTCGAGTACGGCTGCTTCCTCTACGAGGTGCGGCGGGGCTGA
- a CDS encoding aspartate-semialdehyde dehydrogenase: MRVGIVGATGQVGTVMRRILTERDFPVTELRLFASARSAGKDLDGVTVEDAATADYSGLDIVLFSAGGATSKALAEKVAAQGPVVIDNSSAWRRHPEVPLVVSEVNPHAIADRPKGIIANPNCTTMAAMPVLRPLHAEAGLEALVVATYQAVSGSGLAGVDELFEQVKKVGDDAPKLTHDGSAAEFPKPEKYVAPIAYNVLPLAGSIVDDGLHETDEEQKLRHESRKILEIPELKVSGTCVRVPVFSGHSLQINARFARPIDVERAKELLAGAPGVALSEVPTPLQAAGQDPSYVGRIRRDETVENGLALFVSNDNLRKGAALNAVQIAELVAAELKG; this comes from the coding sequence GTGAGGGTCGGAATCGTCGGAGCCACCGGTCAGGTCGGCACGGTCATGCGCAGGATCCTCACGGAACGGGACTTTCCGGTCACCGAGCTGAGGCTGTTCGCCTCCGCCCGCAGCGCCGGCAAGGACCTGGACGGCGTGACGGTGGAGGACGCGGCCACCGCCGACTACTCCGGCCTGGACATCGTGCTGTTCTCCGCGGGCGGCGCCACCTCGAAGGCGCTGGCCGAGAAGGTCGCCGCGCAGGGCCCCGTCGTGATCGACAACTCCTCCGCCTGGCGCCGCCACCCCGAGGTCCCGCTGGTCGTATCCGAGGTCAACCCGCACGCGATCGCCGACCGCCCCAAGGGCATCATCGCCAACCCGAACTGCACGACGATGGCCGCGATGCCGGTCCTGCGTCCGCTGCACGCCGAGGCGGGCCTCGAAGCCCTGGTGGTCGCCACCTACCAGGCGGTGTCCGGTTCCGGGCTGGCCGGTGTGGACGAGCTGTTCGAGCAGGTCAAGAAGGTCGGCGACGACGCGCCGAAGCTCACCCACGACGGCTCGGCGGCCGAGTTCCCGAAGCCGGAGAAGTACGTCGCGCCGATCGCGTACAACGTGCTGCCGCTGGCCGGTTCCATCGTGGACGACGGCCTGCACGAGACGGACGAGGAGCAGAAGCTCCGCCACGAGTCCCGCAAGATCCTGGAGATCCCGGAGCTGAAGGTCTCCGGCACCTGCGTGCGCGTGCCCGTCTTCAGCGGCCACTCCCTCCAGATCAACGCCCGCTTCGCCCGCCCGATCGACGTGGAGCGCGCCAAGGAGCTGCTGGCCGGCGCCCCCGGCGTGGCGCTCTCCGAGGTGCCGACCCCGCTGCAGGCGGCCGGTCAGGACCCGTCGTACGTGGGCCGCATCCGCCGGGACGAGACCGTGGAGAACGGTCTGGCCCTGTTCGTCTCCAACGACAACCTGCGCAAGGGCGCGGCCCTGAACGCCGTGCAGATCGCGGAGCTGGTGGCGGCGGAGCTGAAGGGCTAG
- a CDS encoding S8 family serine peptidase: MTHTPQREPIPGARRAVRVAVATGLAAALCAAGPIPMAFAADGPQVAPPADASVKSAHDKLGSHDADLLAEAKTDGTKSVTMMVATAPGKTEQVARELDAVGGGSVGRTYDELGYVRATVPTGKADAAIAAAAKLSSVHGIDLRDEIPLDDPTPAADRAKGGEHHKGRTYPGPDRRTPAENPYNPSFETGAVDFVKKHPKADGRGVTIGILDSGVDLAHPALQKTTTGERKIVDWVTATDPVVDGDRTWRPMTTSVSGPTFTYGGETWTAPAGSYQVNTFLESYTTGGDAGGDANRDGDTTDSWGVLYDAQAGTVRVDLNGNHDFADDTPMKPYKDGFQVGYFGTDDPKTGVAERQPFVVEIREDVVYNGAGAKADFVNIGVIEGSHGSHVAGLAAANGLFGGRMDGAAPGAKIVSSRACTWSGGCTNVALTEGMIDLVVDRGVDIVNMSIGGLPALNDGNNARAELYTRLIDTYGVQLVISAGNSGPGANTIGDPSLADKVISVGASISRETWAANYGSAVKRKYQMMPFSSRGPREDGGFTPTLTAPGAAVNTIQTWAPGSPVPEAGYDLPAGYGMLQGTSMASPQAAGASALLLSAAKQADIDLTPAKLRTALTSTADHIKGVQAYEEGAGLINIPDAWKSIRRGATAHEYTVKAPVDTAIDQFLETPGHGTGLYDREGGLEAGERKTYEITLTRTSGADRAIRHELHFENNTDRTFRIVGSDEVRLPLNEPVTVKVQAKPRSEGIKSAILEVDDPRTEGTDKLVLTTVVASAPLEYDFSAKDSVQRNSTESYFVTVPEGAKTLEVAMSGLKGESQTRFIAIHPYGVPVDNTSTPYCYNNYLDGNGCRPDVRAYADPQPGVWEIEVESRRTSPLLDNPYELDVTVLGAEFDPEVVTVPEAEVGTPADASWKVTNRYGPIDGKLVGGPLGSAETSRPSIAQGETKRSTVEVPEGAESLDVAIGGVSDAAADLDLTVYDQDGNVVGQSADGDSQESVSVPKPAAGAYTVEVVGYSVPSGSTEYDYRDVYFAATLGSVTVDGSAPVKLGTGETATVSGSVTALAAAPQGREFFGRVQLVNAHGTAAGLGSVRIGKVVP, translated from the coding sequence ATGACCCACACCCCCCAGCGCGAACCGATACCGGGCGCCAGACGCGCGGTGCGCGTCGCCGTGGCCACGGGCCTCGCCGCCGCGCTCTGCGCCGCAGGGCCGATACCCATGGCGTTCGCCGCCGACGGCCCCCAGGTCGCGCCGCCCGCCGACGCCTCCGTGAAGTCCGCGCACGACAAGCTCGGTTCGCACGACGCGGACCTGCTCGCCGAGGCGAAGACCGACGGCACGAAGAGCGTCACGATGATGGTCGCCACCGCCCCCGGCAAGACCGAGCAGGTGGCGAGGGAACTGGACGCGGTCGGCGGCGGCAGCGTCGGCCGGACCTACGACGAACTCGGCTACGTCCGCGCCACCGTCCCCACCGGCAAGGCGGACGCGGCCATCGCCGCCGCCGCCAAGCTCTCCTCCGTGCACGGCATCGACCTGCGCGACGAGATCCCGCTGGACGACCCGACGCCGGCCGCCGACCGGGCGAAGGGCGGCGAGCACCACAAGGGCCGCACCTACCCGGGACCCGACCGCCGCACCCCCGCAGAGAACCCGTACAACCCGTCGTTCGAGACGGGCGCCGTCGACTTCGTGAAGAAGCACCCGAAGGCGGACGGCCGCGGCGTCACCATCGGCATCCTCGACTCGGGCGTCGACCTCGCCCACCCGGCGCTGCAGAAGACCACCACCGGCGAGCGCAAGATCGTCGACTGGGTCACCGCGACCGACCCGGTCGTCGACGGCGACCGGACCTGGCGCCCGATGACCACCTCCGTCTCCGGGCCGACCTTCACCTACGGCGGCGAGACGTGGACGGCGCCGGCGGGCTCGTACCAGGTGAACACCTTCCTGGAGTCGTACACCACCGGCGGTGACGCGGGCGGCGACGCCAACCGGGACGGCGACACCACCGACTCCTGGGGCGTGCTGTACGACGCGCAGGCCGGCACGGTCCGCGTCGACCTGAACGGCAACCACGACTTCGCCGACGACACCCCGATGAAGCCCTACAAGGACGGCTTCCAGGTCGGGTACTTCGGCACCGACGACCCGAAGACGGGCGTGGCCGAGCGCCAGCCGTTCGTCGTCGAGATCCGCGAGGACGTGGTCTACAACGGGGCCGGCGCGAAGGCCGACTTCGTCAACATCGGCGTCATCGAGGGCTCGCACGGCTCGCACGTGGCCGGACTCGCCGCCGCCAACGGCCTGTTCGGCGGCCGGATGGACGGTGCCGCGCCCGGTGCGAAGATCGTCTCGTCCCGCGCCTGCACCTGGAGCGGCGGCTGCACCAACGTCGCGCTCACCGAGGGCATGATCGACCTCGTCGTCGACCGCGGCGTCGACATCGTCAACATGTCGATCGGCGGCCTGCCCGCGCTCAACGACGGCAACAACGCGCGCGCCGAGCTGTACACGCGCCTCATCGACACCTACGGCGTCCAGCTCGTCATCTCCGCGGGCAACTCCGGCCCCGGCGCCAACACCATCGGCGACCCGTCGCTGGCGGACAAGGTGATCTCGGTCGGCGCCTCCATCTCCCGCGAGACCTGGGCCGCCAACTACGGCTCCGCGGTGAAGCGGAAGTACCAGATGATGCCGTTCTCCTCGCGCGGGCCGCGTGAGGACGGCGGCTTCACCCCGACGCTGACCGCGCCCGGCGCGGCCGTCAACACCATCCAGACCTGGGCGCCCGGCTCCCCGGTCCCCGAGGCCGGCTACGACCTGCCCGCCGGCTACGGCATGCTCCAGGGCACCTCGATGGCCTCCCCGCAGGCCGCCGGCGCCTCGGCGCTGCTGCTGTCGGCCGCGAAGCAGGCGGACATCGACCTCACCCCGGCCAAGCTGCGGACGGCGCTGACCTCGACCGCCGACCACATCAAGGGCGTGCAGGCGTACGAGGAGGGCGCGGGCCTGATCAACATCCCCGACGCCTGGAAGTCGATCCGGCGCGGCGCCACCGCCCACGAGTACACGGTCAAGGCCCCGGTCGACACCGCCATCGACCAGTTCCTCGAGACCCCGGGCCACGGCACCGGCCTCTACGACCGTGAGGGCGGCCTGGAGGCGGGCGAGCGCAAGACGTACGAGATCACGCTCACCCGCACCTCCGGCGCCGACCGGGCGATCCGGCACGAGCTGCACTTCGAGAACAACACCGACCGCACCTTCCGCATCGTCGGCTCCGACGAGGTGCGGCTGCCGCTGAACGAGCCGGTCACCGTCAAGGTCCAGGCGAAGCCGCGCTCCGAGGGCATCAAGAGCGCGATCCTCGAGGTCGACGACCCGCGCACCGAGGGCACCGACAAGCTGGTCCTGACCACGGTCGTGGCCTCGGCCCCGCTGGAGTACGACTTCTCCGCGAAGGACTCCGTGCAGCGCAACAGCACCGAGTCGTACTTCGTGACCGTCCCCGAGGGCGCGAAGACACTCGAGGTGGCGATGAGCGGGCTGAAGGGTGAGAGCCAGACCCGGTTCATCGCCATTCACCCGTACGGCGTCCCGGTCGACAACACCTCCACGCCGTACTGCTACAACAACTACCTCGACGGCAACGGCTGCCGGCCCGACGTGCGCGCGTACGCCGACCCGCAGCCCGGCGTCTGGGAGATCGAGGTCGAGTCGCGGCGCACCTCGCCGCTGCTGGACAACCCGTACGAGCTGGACGTCACGGTCCTCGGCGCGGAGTTCGACCCGGAGGTCGTGACGGTGCCCGAGGCCGAGGTCGGCACCCCGGCCGACGCCTCCTGGAAGGTGACGAACCGGTACGGCCCGATCGACGGCAAGCTGGTCGGCGGCCCGCTCGGCTCGGCCGAGACGTCCCGTCCGTCGATCGCGCAGGGCGAGACGAAGAGGTCCACGGTGGAGGTGCCCGAGGGCGCCGAGTCGCTGGACGTGGCCATCGGCGGCGTCTCCGACGCGGCCGCCGACCTGGACCTGACGGTCTACGACCAGGACGGCAACGTGGTCGGCCAGTCCGCCGACGGCGACTCGCAGGAGTCGGTCTCCGTGCCGAAGCCGGCCGCCGGCGCCTACACCGTCGAGGTCGTCGGCTACTCGGTGCCGTCGGGCAGCACGGAGTACGACTACCGGGACGTGTACTTCGCCGCCACCCTCGGCTCGGTCACCGTGGACGGCTCGGCGCCGGTGAAGCTCGGCACGGGCGAGACGGCGACGGTCTCCGGCAGCGTCACGGCGCTGGCCGCCGCGCCTCAGGGCCGTGAGTTCTTCGGCCGGGTCCAGCTGGTGAACGCCCACGGCACGGCCGCGGGCCTCGGCAGCGTGCGGATCGGCAAGGTCGTGCCGTAG
- a CDS encoding serine hydrolase domain-containing protein, which produces MSARVRTTLVAATAVALSAALAAPAVAAPAAGGHGHEATRRAMAAAVADGVPGVTAAARDGHRTWAGTAGVGDLRTGEPRSERDRYRVGSITKTFVATVLLQLEAEGRLSLDDTVDDWLPGVVEGNGHDGGRITLRQLLNHTSGVYNYTADEEFGRTHFLEDGFFEHRYDTVTPRELVAVAMAHKPDFEPGTDWNYSNTNYVLAGMVIEEATGRPYGEEVRRRIVEPLKLRATSVPGTRTWLPRPSSRAYSKLGGTATGPTYDVTRLNPSIAGAAGEMVSSSADLNRFYTALLRGRLLPAEQLAEMTTTVPADEVEVGAGYGLGLIKRELGCGVTVWGHGGGIHGSSSEAVTTRDGRHALALNFNGDWSGDSGAVIEAEFCAE; this is translated from the coding sequence ATGAGCGCACGCGTACGGACCACCCTGGTGGCGGCCACCGCCGTGGCACTGTCGGCAGCGCTGGCCGCCCCGGCCGTGGCGGCACCCGCCGCCGGCGGCCACGGCCACGAGGCGACCCGCCGCGCCATGGCGGCCGCGGTCGCCGACGGCGTGCCCGGCGTGACCGCGGCCGCCCGCGACGGCCACCGCACTTGGGCCGGGACTGCCGGGGTGGGCGACCTGCGGACCGGCGAGCCGCGTTCGGAGCGGGACCGCTACCGGGTCGGCAGCATCACCAAGACCTTCGTCGCCACCGTCCTGCTCCAGCTGGAGGCCGAGGGCCGGCTGTCGCTGGACGACACGGTGGACGACTGGCTGCCGGGCGTGGTGGAGGGCAACGGCCACGACGGCGGCCGCATCACTTTGCGCCAACTCCTCAACCACACCAGCGGCGTCTACAACTACACCGCCGACGAGGAGTTCGGCCGTACCCACTTCCTCGAGGATGGCTTCTTCGAGCACCGCTACGACACGGTGACGCCACGGGAACTGGTCGCCGTCGCCATGGCCCACAAGCCCGACTTCGAACCCGGCACCGACTGGAACTACTCCAACACCAACTACGTCCTGGCCGGCATGGTGATCGAGGAGGCCACCGGACGCCCGTACGGTGAGGAGGTGCGCCGCCGCATCGTCGAGCCGCTGAAGCTGCGCGCCACCTCGGTCCCCGGCACCCGGACCTGGCTGCCGCGGCCCAGCAGCCGCGCGTACTCCAAGCTGGGCGGGACGGCGACCGGACCGACGTACGACGTCACGCGGCTCAACCCGTCCATCGCCGGGGCGGCGGGCGAGATGGTCTCCAGCTCCGCCGACCTGAACCGCTTCTACACCGCCCTCCTGCGGGGCCGGCTGCTGCCCGCCGAGCAGCTGGCCGAGATGACGACCACCGTCCCGGCGGACGAGGTGGAGGTGGGTGCCGGTTACGGCCTCGGCCTGATCAAGCGGGAGCTCGGCTGCGGGGTCACCGTCTGGGGACACGGTGGCGGCATCCACGGCTCCTCGTCGGAGGCGGTGACGACGAGGGACGGCCGGCACGCGCTCGCCCTCAACTTCAACGGCGACTGGTCGGGGGACAGCGGCGCGGTGATCGAGGCGGAGTTCTGCGCCGAGTGA